A segment of the Aureliella helgolandensis genome:
GCAGATGGAGCCTGCCTGACACTCGAGCAACCGCTCAACCTATCCGACTTCGCCAAACGCATCACTCGAGACGGCGGCGAATTCATCGCAGGGAAGTGACCAGGTCTCCAGTCATCCTCGACCAGTGCGGCACTGGCTAACTGGTGATTTCCCAACGGTATCCCAGCTTGCTACTGCATAACCCACCAGTACGTTCGATGAGATGCAGCACTCTAAGCTAAAGGCACCTACTGCGTTGGAGGGTTGTTAGCCCTCCAACTGCAAGCTCGCAAGAGAACATCCGCACTGGAGGAAACGCGCACCGGCGAATCCAAGGAATGAAGAGGCGAAGTGCTTTTAAAGATCGACCGAATCGATAATGTCGTACACCGGCTTACCACGCTCTTTGGTCGCAGCCATCAACACCACTTCATCAACCTCGAAATCCGAGACCGCTTCGGCTTGAAGCGATTCGATAGCCTGTTCCAGCTTGCTTAAATCTGCGCCGCGAGCCACTCGCCCCAACGTGATGTGTGGAGCAAACGGACGAACTTCTCGTGGGATGCCAATTTCCTCAAGACTGCGATCCAATTCACCATGGATCCATCGCAAGGGCTCTACGCCGCTATCCATCCCCACCCACACAACGCGTGGTGGCTTACCTTTGGGAAAAGCGCCCAGACCTGACAGGTCTACGCGAAAGGGCTCGACGCCGGAAACTGCCGCGCGCATGGCCTCGCAGATTTTTGGGAGCAGGATATTATCAACCTCTCCACAAAACTTTAGCGTTAAATGCAGTTGTTCGGCCCGCGTCCAACGCACGCCTCCACAACTACTCCCCAGTTTCCCCAGCAG
Coding sequences within it:
- the thpR gene encoding RNA 2',3'-cyclic phosphodiesterase — encoded protein: MQTTRCFVAVQIGPPAISMLSKLLGKLGSSCGGVRWTRAEQLHLTLKFCGEVDNILLPKICEAMRAAVSGVEPFRVDLSGLGAFPKGKPPRVVWVGMDSGVEPLRWIHGELDRSLEEIGIPREVRPFAPHITLGRVARGADLSKLEQAIESLQAEAVSDFEVDEVVLMAATKERGKPVYDIIDSVDL